CAAAACCAGAGGATACGGGCCATTAAACTGCTGGAACTTGTCTCCACCAATTCTTATGGCATTGAGTTGGTTCCTACTTAACATTGACTACTGGTTCAAGGACCCAATTAACACTCCTAAGGACTTACTTGCATGGACTTCTTATGTTttgtttcatttctttgttCCTTTATTCACTGCCATATGGTTATATGTATTCCACGCCCCTGGAGCTTTGAGATTGTTTTCATTTGGACTTGGAATGCAAAATATAGCAGGTGTTTGCACCCACTTGCTTTTCCCCAATGCTCCACCTTGGTTCATCCACTTATACGACGAAGATGCGGAAGCAACTTATGACTTGCCTGGTTATGCCGCTGGATTAACCAGAGTCGATATGGCCATGGGAACCCATCTCAATTCCAACGGTTTCCATGCTTCACCCATTGTGTTTGGAGCTTTGCCATCTTTGCATTCAGCCATGGCAGTGAtggctttcttctttgtctcGTACTACTCGAGATGGACAACCCTAAAATTGCTTGCCGCATCTTTTGTAGCATTACAATGGTGGGCGACAATTTACTTGGACCACCACTGGCGTTTAGACTTGGTTGTTGGCATGTTGTATGCGATTACCAGCTTCACGTTGTTATATTGTTGGCCCAGGGGAATTAAAAAAGTTGATTCAGATTTCATGAAAGCTAGACTACGatttgatttcaagaatggATCGACTATGGGAATGAGAGTTTTCAGGAATACCCGCTTACAGAACTTTTTCGATCCTTTAGCATAGACATATAATACATTTACCTACGCCTTTAATCTACGAATGCATATCGGTCTACGATCGATCTTATAATACATACATATTGTAAACTCTATTGCTCTACTGTAATAGGGTCGACAGATAAACTACGTTAGACAGGTAGGGGCCCTACCGAGGTCTGGCGGCTAATTCAGATACGGCACCGCTACTGTTCTCGGAACTGAATAATACCATCGCATCGCGTGCACATAAAAAATATATTTTTCTCCTAGCGTACAGAAAAAACACAAGGAGGTACAATCGGCGGAAAAATATTGCGATGAATTCAGCGTTGCTCTGGCAAAAAAAATATACAAAAGGATTTGGGACTTGATGCCAAAACAGCGCCTTCGCAAAATGCATGGTGGGGAAGTAATTACTTATAGCCTAATTCTAATTCGACAACGGCAAACACTTATGACTTCCATTATTCTCATTTTGGTAAGATCTGGAGGAGAACAACACAAAAGTGGCCAATTTCACTTTTACCGCTTACGTAGATCTTCGTAGTGAGAATCTGCTGATCGTGACTCTAAAGCACACGACATATTTCAGCCGCCAGTTTTTCGTCTCCGGAATGGTAGCCGTGACCATTATTTTCGTGCCTAATAGCTACTGTATATTACAATTTTAGCTAAAGAAGATCTATACAGTAGGGGCTGAGTGTAACACAGATTACACCTTCTAACATCACCTGTACGAATTGTTTTCTGGAAAATTGCTTCCTGGAAAATTACTTTCTGCAAAAATAGTATTGTCCACTTTCACTTCAAAATGTACACCTGCACCATCGGGAGGCCGGTAGCTGTTAGTTGTTCGGAGCTGGAAATTAATCTCAGACAGGACATCATCTGTGTTTTAATCCTGCATCCTTCTTGGTGCAGAACATAGTTTTTTAGTGAGATTTCTCTTATATATGCAGAACAAGATAACGACAACCACTTTGCAGCACAAGACGTTAGAATCTGGGCGAAATAAGGCACCAAAAGATAGATGAATTATGTGTTAAAAAGAAACGCTTTCAAAATTAGGAGAGTACCAAGAATTGTAGCCATACGATATACTGCCACAATACTCAACTACACTTTGAAACCTGATTGAGCTGCTGCACAACCGTCAATTATTAGATACAAACTCAAAGAGGCGAAGCAAAACTCTTGAGGATCTGTATACATTTTCAACTTAGCCGTGCCACTCACAAAAATGCTATACCGACCGAAGACTCGGGGAACTTTCAAGGATGCAATATGGAGGATGATTACGTTGACctgaatttgaaatctttctttctctgtgTATCGTCTACACTTCTGCTATCTAGAAGATTTAGAttctttctccattttTTTTTGAGGTACATCGCTtgacttttttttttcgtCCTCCACCGCTTTGGTGAATTTCGTATTTATTAAGCAATTTCCCAGATTTTCGTATATATTACTCTTCCTACGTCCATATGCTTATATCAAAAATGCTACATCTACTACATAATAGAAAGTATAAAGTCTTGACCTTGTTGTTCCTCGCTGTGGTGGCCGCATGTAGtctcaacttgttcatAGCGACACGCATAGACCAGAAGTACTTGGAATCGACAGCTCTCAAATTGCACGGAGATCTGAAATTTAACCCTAGGGCCAGCACCAGAGCAGTATTCAAATTT
This window of the Scheffersomyces stipitis CBS 6054 chromosome 6, complete sequence genome carries:
- a CDS encoding predicted protein; amino-acid sequence: MSVLFLKYALKPFLFVFQLLNRIFWSGLNGRTVFQLVLNFWLNFSPVFIWLLMFKNAGIIPKEIRPKIYVALAMHVDDYMFNFVGHPLISTVALVSLVSGAWLIYYVFYRTPTSKKQEHSIEFFKNLSSNAISTQTSETNRRIWRTIKTRGYGPLNCWNLSPPILMALSWFLLNIDYWFKDPINTPKDLLAWTSYVLFHFFVPLFTAIWLYVFHAPGALRLFSFGLGMQNIAGVCTHLLFPNAPPWFIHLYDEDAEATYDLPGYAAGLTRVDMAMGTHLNSNGFHASPIVFGALPSLHSAMAVMAFFFVSYYSRWTTLKLLAASFVALQWWATIYLDHHWRLDLVVGMLYAITSFTLLYCWPRGIKKVDSDFMKARLRFDFKNGSTMGMRVFRNTRLQNFFDPLA